Proteins from a genomic interval of Panthera tigris isolate Pti1 chromosome A2, P.tigris_Pti1_mat1.1, whole genome shotgun sequence:
- the RETN gene encoding resistin: MKALPLLLLPVLGLLVCGRSLCPVEEAINEKIQDGTRSILETIRTIGLSCRTVTSRGDLATCPLGFAVTACTCGSACGSWDVRAETTCHCQCAGMDWTGARCCRVQAPA; this comes from the exons ATGAaggctcttcccctcctcctcctccctgtcctgggGCTGCTGGTGTGTGGCAGGTCTCTGTGTCCAGTGGAGGAAGCCATCAATGAGAAGATCCAGGACGGCACCCGCTCAA TCCTTGAGACAATAAGGACCATCGGCCTGAGCTGCCGAACGGTCACCTCCAGGGGTGACTTGGCCACCTGCCCCTTAG GCTTCGCCGTCACCGCCTGCACTTGTGGCTCCGCCTGCGGCTCGTGGGACGTGCGCGCCGAGACCACCTGCCACTGCCAGTGCGCGGGCATGGACTGGACGGGGGCTCGCTGCTGTCGCGTGCAGGCCCCCGCCTGA